In Verrucomicrobiota bacterium, the genomic stretch CCATTGAACGGAGCACGATTTGGCTGGCCGGCGGCCTCCACGCGTTGCGCACGTGCAGTGCTGAAGATTTGGTAACCCATAAGTGCTTTGCGGGCCGAGACGATGACTGGATTGACGTTCAAGGAATTTTGGCACGCCAATGGGGACGTTTGAACCTGGAACTCATCCGAACAGAACTGAGGCCTCTACTTGAACTCAAAGGCCAGCCCGAAAGCCTCGGGCGTCTGGCCGCCCTGATCGACAGGCAACGCACGACGGGAAGCCACCGTTGACGCATTCCGATTACCATGATCCAGCGCACGGACTGCCCTATCACCGGCGCGCCGGCCTCCGTGATCTTTTCTCGCCCCTTTTCCCGGCCCGAGTTCACGCCGATGATTGCGCGGGGCAACCTGGCGGCACTCGTCGCGGACAAGTCCTATGAGATTCGGCACTGCCCGGAGTCGAGGCTGCATTTTCAAACCTGGGTGATGGAAGACCACGAACTCGCCGGCTGGTATTCCGCGCCGGCCGGGGAGGAATTCTTTCTGGAGGAAATCGCGAAACAGAAGCTGCACTGGTTCGCGCACATGACCGAGGAGATTCTGGTTCTGCGCCAGCTTTGCCACGCGAAACGGCCCGCCGTCCTGGACTTCGGCTGCAACTGGGGCAAATGGGCGAGTGTGGCGCTGGCGCACGGCTGTGATGTGTTCGCCGTCGAGGTCAATCGCTCCGCCGCCGACTTCTGCGCCCGGCGCGGCCTCCAGATCGTTTCCTTCGATCGGCTGGATGAATTTCGATTCGATTTCATCAATGTGGATCAAGTGATGGAGCACTTGAGTCAACCGCTGCCGGTCGCGCAGAAACTGGCCGCGTGCCTCAAGCCGGGCGGGTTCCTGAAAATGAGCACACCGGACAATCCAGCCTTGCCGCGAATCCTCGCTGCGGCGCAGCGAACCGGCGACAACCGGGTGTT encodes the following:
- a CDS encoding class I SAM-dependent methyltransferase, translated to MIQRTDCPITGAPASVIFSRPFSRPEFTPMIARGNLAALVADKSYEIRHCPESRLHFQTWVMEDHELAGWYSAPAGEEFFLEEIAKQKLHWFAHMTEEILVLRQLCHAKRPAVLDFGCNWGKWASVALAHGCDVFAVEVNRSAADFCARRGLQIVSFDRLDEFRFDFINVDQVMEHLSQPLPVAQKLAACLKPGGFLKMSTPDNPALPRILAAAQRTGDNRVLNAKTLDSLAPLEHVNLFTRAALEALGGKAGLRVYRLPLIKWLGAGQLWNIPRQLNRNVVTPFKRWLGRGTYVWFQKPAAVPVQR